From Oscillospiraceae bacterium CM, a single genomic window includes:
- a CDS encoding substrate-binding domain-containing protein: MKKIIALALAALTAVTLLAGCNAGTPTSNNTTSPAAAGSITASGSTALQPLLTLAIDPFKAATKFDGSVTINGGGSGTGLTDVAAGTVNIGDSDVTPEQAGKDATGLVDHQVAVVAVGIAVSSDVAANLKSITKDDLTKIFTGAITDWNQVNGWTGGSLPVSVYYRKAGSGTRTLFETYGIGKKLSDADLGAFANFTKKESSGDLQTAITTGKGAIGYETLPYCKDLTLLQLDGVDATYDNVYTGKYVIWGFEHMYTKGEATGSVKAFIDYVMSADFAKTITDNGYGDVSKMTVSR, encoded by the coding sequence ATGAAAAAAATCATCGCACTTGCTCTCGCCGCCCTGACAGCCGTCACATTACTTGCCGGCTGCAACGCGGGTACGCCGACGTCAAACAACACAACGTCACCTGCCGCCGCTGGCAGCATCACGGCCTCCGGCTCAACAGCGCTCCAGCCGCTCCTCACGCTTGCCATCGACCCCTTTAAGGCAGCGACCAAATTTGATGGCTCCGTCACAATTAACGGCGGCGGTTCCGGCACTGGCCTTACCGATGTCGCCGCGGGGACTGTAAACATCGGCGATTCCGACGTCACACCGGAGCAGGCCGGTAAGGATGCAACGGGCCTCGTTGACCATCAGGTCGCCGTCGTTGCCGTCGGTATTGCCGTGAGCAGCGATGTCGCCGCAAACCTCAAATCCATTACGAAGGACGACCTGACAAAGATTTTCACCGGCGCGATTACAGACTGGAATCAAGTGAACGGTTGGACGGGCGGCAGCCTGCCGGTCAGCGTCTACTACCGCAAGGCCGGTTCGGGCACGCGCACGCTGTTTGAAACGTACGGCATTGGAAAGAAGCTCTCCGACGCGGACCTTGGCGCGTTTGCCAACTTCACAAAGAAAGAATCCTCCGGTGACCTGCAGACGGCTATTACAACCGGCAAGGGTGCGATTGGCTACGAAACCCTGCCCTACTGCAAGGATCTGACGCTCCTACAGCTTGACGGCGTCGACGCCACGTATGACAACGTTTACACCGGCAAATACGTCATCTGGGGCTTCGAGCACATGTACACCAAGGGCGAGGCCACCGGTTCCGTCAAAGCGTTTATTGATTACGTCATGTCGGCTGATTTTGCCAAGACGATCACTGACAATGGTTACGGCGATGTCTCAAAAATGACCGTTTCGAGATAA
- the pstC gene encoding phosphate ABC transporter permease subunit PstC has product MSQTKFFKETLGKSTLTVLGLFIVLLTVAISLFLAWKGLASFTTHNQSVIDFLLGSRWDPAMEFRQEAGPAGSAIFITGSLAVSSLALLIATPFAVACAIFIVEISPRLGSRLLQPAIEIFVGIPSVVYGWVGISVLCPFIAKLFHLPFGGESVLAGGIVLAVMIFPTIASVSADAIRNVPHEYTEASYGLGATRWQMISTVRLRAASGGILTGVVLGLSRAFGEALAVSMVIGGRLAFPKGILSQTSTLTTQIASGMGSAADGTQWTDSLWSMALLLFIISFVFIIVIRLIGRKKTES; this is encoded by the coding sequence ATGAGTCAGACGAAATTTTTCAAAGAGACGCTCGGAAAATCGACGCTGACCGTTCTCGGCCTTTTTATTGTGCTGTTAACGGTGGCGATTTCGCTGTTTTTGGCGTGGAAAGGACTGGCGTCTTTTACAACGCATAATCAGTCCGTTATTGATTTCCTTTTGGGCAGCCGATGGGACCCCGCCATGGAATTCAGGCAGGAAGCCGGCCCGGCAGGCTCGGCCATTTTTATCACGGGGTCGCTTGCAGTATCGTCTTTGGCACTCCTCATCGCCACGCCGTTTGCCGTGGCGTGCGCCATTTTTATTGTGGAGATTTCGCCGCGTCTTGGCAGCCGCCTGTTGCAGCCCGCCATAGAAATTTTCGTCGGCATTCCGTCCGTTGTTTACGGCTGGGTCGGCATCTCCGTTTTATGCCCCTTTATTGCCAAGCTCTTTCATCTGCCCTTCGGGGGTGAGAGCGTGTTGGCAGGCGGCATCGTCCTTGCCGTCATGATTTTTCCGACGATTGCCTCCGTCTCGGCCGATGCCATCCGTAACGTCCCGCACGAGTACACAGAGGCATCCTACGGACTCGGCGCGACGCGCTGGCAGATGATTTCAACAGTCCGCCTCCGGGCCGCCTCCGGCGGGATTCTCACGGGCGTTGTCCTCGGCTTGTCACGCGCGTTCGGCGAGGCGCTGGCTGTTTCTATGGTCATCGGCGGTCGGCTGGCCTTCCCGAAAGGCATTCTCTCTCAGACGAGCACGCTCACAACACAGATTGCCTCCGGCATGGGCAGCGCCGCTGACGGCACACAGTGGACGGACAGTCTTTGGAGTATGGCGCTTTTGCTGTTTATCATCTCCTTTGTATTCATTATCGTTATCCGCCTGATTGGCCGGAAAAAGACAGAAAGCTGA
- the pstA gene encoding phosphate ABC transporter permease PstA translates to MQHNSIRKKQDKAATIALYIIAGFFLLLLASITLYVVGRGISSFLPQYLGFGKDGLGVELFNTVYMVLLALVISVPLGVGAGIYMAEYASRGRLTNIIRTSIETLSSLPSIVLGLFGFLAFVLLEKATWNMLAGILTLALIGIPLLTRVTEDAVRDIPDAYREGSFGLGATRWQTIVKILLPAAKSRITTGVILAAGRSFGEAAALIYTSGLTSDVNFSNWNPFSHTSPLNIFRTADTLAVRIWYLKTAAILPDKYALADMAAAALIILVFVFNLSARWLRHKNTLK, encoded by the coding sequence ATGCAGCATAACAGTATCCGAAAAAAGCAGGACAAGGCGGCAACGATTGCGCTCTACATCATCGCGGGTTTTTTTCTCCTTTTACTCGCTTCTATCACGCTTTATGTCGTCGGGCGCGGCATTTCATCATTTCTCCCGCAATACCTCGGTTTTGGGAAGGACGGACTCGGCGTCGAGCTCTTTAACACTGTTTATATGGTGCTGCTGGCACTCGTCATCTCTGTACCGCTCGGCGTCGGCGCCGGTATTTATATGGCGGAATACGCCAGCCGCGGCCGCCTCACGAACATTATCCGTACGTCTATCGAGACGCTTTCGTCGCTACCTTCGATCGTCCTTGGTCTGTTCGGCTTTCTCGCCTTTGTCCTACTGGAAAAGGCCACCTGGAACATGCTTGCCGGTATCCTGACGCTGGCGCTGATCGGCATTCCGCTTTTAACACGCGTTACCGAGGATGCCGTGCGCGACATCCCGGACGCCTACCGCGAGGGCAGCTTTGGGCTTGGCGCCACCCGCTGGCAGACGATCGTTAAAATTCTGCTGCCGGCGGCAAAAAGCCGGATTACGACCGGCGTCATTTTGGCAGCTGGGCGGTCGTTTGGTGAGGCGGCGGCGCTGATCTACACCTCCGGCCTGACATCCGACGTCAACTTTTCGAACTGGAATCCCTTCAGCCACACCTCTCCCCTCAACATTTTCCGGACGGCCGATACACTGGCCGTGCGCATCTGGTATCTTAAAACAGCTGCTATTCTGCCCGATAAATATGCGCTGGCCGACATGGCGGCCGCCGCGCTCATCATCCTTGTCTTCGTCTTTAACCTGTCCGCCCGGTGGCTGCGTCACAAAAATACACTCAAATAA
- a CDS encoding glutamine synthetase III: MATVNEMFGSMVFSDHVMKQRLPKETYKALQKTINAGADLDISVANVVANAMKDWALEKGATHYTHWFQPMTGITAEKHDSFITPTNDGRVLMEFSGGELVRGEPDASSFPSGGIRATFEARGYTVWDPTSAAFVKGATLYIPTAFCSYTGEALDAKTPLLRSMEAVSKQAVRVLHLFGNKDVTAVKSTVGPEQEYFLIDKALYEQRRDLVFTGRTLFGNKPPKGQELEDQYFAAIKTRVAAFMNELNEELWKLGVLAKTEHNEVAPAQHELAPIFSTTNIAVDHNHLTMELMQRIAKKYDMICLLHEKPFAGVNGSGKHNNWSIATNTGTNLLDPGKTPFENAQFLLFLAAVIKAVDEHQDLLRISVATAANDHRLGANEAPPAIISIFLGDELTAIVEAIDSGSSYDSKSKTMMKIGVDVLPQFPKDTTDRNRTSPFAFTGNKFEFRMAGSSMSIAEANTVLNTAVAESLRVFADALENATDFNAVLTKLVKETIKKHKRIIFNGNGYDDAWVVEAEKRGLLNLKSTPEALPYLIQEKNVKLFKTHGVYSEKELHSRFEIALENYCKILNIEALTMLEIAKTSILPAVTGYAKKLAEAANAKKALIAGVDVSFETACVSRISELTGDLYKGTIALEEVLAKTEAITGTAEMSMAYKTNVIPVMDSVRAAADALELITAKKAWPLPTYGDMLFSVL, encoded by the coding sequence ATGGCTACTGTCAATGAAATGTTCGGAAGTATGGTTTTCAGCGATCATGTCATGAAGCAAAGACTGCCCAAGGAGACATATAAGGCATTGCAGAAAACGATTAACGCGGGCGCTGATCTTGATATCAGCGTTGCCAACGTTGTCGCCAATGCCATGAAAGACTGGGCACTCGAAAAAGGCGCGACGCATTACACCCATTGGTTCCAGCCGATGACCGGCATCACAGCCGAAAAGCATGACAGCTTTATCACGCCGACAAATGACGGCCGCGTTCTAATGGAGTTTTCCGGCGGTGAGCTTGTCCGCGGTGAGCCCGACGCGTCGAGCTTCCCGTCCGGCGGCATCCGCGCGACGTTTGAAGCCCGCGGCTACACCGTGTGGGACCCCACGTCCGCCGCTTTTGTCAAGGGCGCGACGCTTTACATACCGACGGCCTTCTGCTCTTACACAGGCGAGGCGCTTGACGCTAAAACGCCGCTGCTGCGCTCCATGGAAGCCGTCAGCAAGCAGGCTGTTCGTGTTCTGCATCTGTTTGGTAACAAGGACGTAACGGCCGTCAAATCAACGGTCGGCCCTGAGCAGGAATACTTCCTCATCGACAAGGCGCTCTATGAACAGAGAAGAGACCTCGTCTTCACCGGCCGCACGCTCTTCGGCAACAAACCCCCCAAGGGTCAGGAGCTGGAGGATCAGTACTTTGCCGCCATCAAAACCCGCGTTGCAGCCTTTATGAATGAACTCAACGAGGAGCTGTGGAAGCTCGGCGTGCTTGCCAAGACAGAGCACAATGAAGTCGCGCCCGCTCAGCACGAGCTCGCGCCCATCTTCTCGACAACCAATATTGCCGTCGATCACAACCACCTGACGATGGAGCTCATGCAGCGCATCGCCAAAAAATACGATATGATCTGCCTCCTGCACGAAAAGCCCTTTGCAGGCGTCAACGGCAGCGGCAAGCACAACAACTGGTCAATTGCCACGAACACCGGCACGAATCTCCTCGACCCGGGAAAGACCCCGTTTGAAAACGCGCAGTTCCTCCTCTTCCTCGCCGCCGTCATCAAGGCTGTCGACGAGCATCAGGATCTTCTGCGCATCTCGGTTGCCACAGCGGCCAACGATCACCGCCTCGGTGCCAACGAAGCGCCTCCGGCCATCATCTCCATCTTCCTCGGCGACGAGCTGACAGCCATTGTCGAAGCAATCGACAGCGGCTCGAGCTACGACTCGAAGTCCAAGACGATGATGAAGATCGGCGTCGACGTCCTGCCGCAGTTCCCGAAGGATACGACGGATCGCAACCGCACCTCCCCGTTTGCCTTCACGGGCAACAAGTTCGAGTTCCGCATGGCTGGCTCGTCCATGTCGATTGCCGAGGCCAACACCGTTCTCAACACGGCCGTCGCCGAGTCCCTGCGCGTTTTTGCCGATGCCCTTGAAAACGCGACAGACTTTAACGCCGTGCTTACAAAGCTCGTCAAAGAGACGATCAAGAAACATAAACGCATCATCTTTAACGGCAACGGTTACGACGACGCATGGGTTGTAGAGGCTGAAAAGCGCGGCCTGTTAAACCTCAAGTCGACGCCCGAAGCCCTGCCCTATCTCATTCAGGAAAAGAATGTCAAGCTCTTCAAGACACATGGCGTTTATTCTGAGAAGGAGCTGCATTCCCGCTTTGAGATTGCCCTTGAGAACTACTGCAAGATTCTCAACATCGAGGCGCTCACCATGCTGGAGATTGCCAAGACGAGCATTCTCCCCGCCGTTACAGGCTATGCCAAAAAGCTTGCCGAAGCGGCAAACGCCAAAAAGGCCCTGATTGCCGGTGTTGATGTCTCCTTTGAGACAGCGTGCGTTTCCCGCATCAGCGAACTGACGGGCGATCTTTATAAGGGCACCATCGCTCTTGAGGAAGTGCTGGCAAAGACGGAAGCCATCACCGGCACTGCCGAAATGTCTATGGCGTACAAGACGAACGTCATCCCCGTTATGGACAGCGTCCGCGCCGCTGCCGACGCTCTGGAGCTCATCACGGCGAAGAAAGCCTGGCCGCTCCCGACTTACGGCGATATGCTCTTCTCCGTTCTGTAA
- a CDS encoding fumarylacetoacetate hydrolase family protein, producing the protein MKLLSFVKDGRFHTGVLRDNGTVVDLAPLGCPTRMNDIIAGWDSLKGRVAAALGDENLPALDRTSLHYANITAPQKIVCVGLNYKSHAAETGMAPPRDIVFFSKFNDALAPAGAPVSLPPWLRCFDYEAELVLVIGKQAWNIPEDAALDYIFGYTCGNDLSARDSQFLSSQWLAGKAFPGFAPAGPVITTADSFDPDGDNGIYCDVNGVRRQSGTTSDMIFNCRAIVSAASRYFKLAPGDLIFTGTPAGVLLGKPEASRVWLKQGDSVSVTIDGLGTLTTKLI; encoded by the coding sequence ATGAAACTGTTAAGCTTTGTAAAAGACGGTCGTTTTCACACCGGCGTACTCCGGGATAACGGCACCGTCGTCGACCTCGCGCCGCTCGGCTGCCCCACACGCATGAATGACATTATCGCCGGTTGGGATAGCCTCAAAGGCCGCGTCGCGGCGGCGCTCGGCGATGAGAACCTTCCGGCGCTCGACCGTACGTCACTGCACTATGCCAATATCACCGCGCCGCAGAAAATCGTTTGCGTCGGGCTCAATTATAAAAGCCATGCCGCTGAGACGGGAATGGCCCCGCCGCGCGACATCGTCTTTTTTTCTAAATTTAACGATGCGCTCGCGCCCGCGGGCGCGCCCGTTTCGCTCCCACCGTGGCTTCGCTGCTTTGACTACGAGGCCGAGCTTGTCCTTGTCATCGGGAAACAGGCGTGGAACATCCCGGAGGATGCGGCGCTCGATTATATCTTCGGCTATACGTGCGGCAATGACCTCAGCGCGCGCGACAGTCAGTTTCTCTCCAGCCAGTGGCTGGCGGGCAAAGCGTTTCCAGGCTTTGCCCCAGCGGGCCCCGTTATCACGACGGCGGATAGCTTCGACCCCGACGGCGATAACGGGATATACTGCGACGTCAATGGCGTGCGCAGGCAGTCCGGCACAACGTCAGACATGATTTTCAATTGCAGGGCCATCGTCAGCGCGGCCTCGCGCTACTTTAAGCTCGCCCCCGGCGATCTCATTTTTACAGGGACGCCCGCGGGCGTTCTTCTCGGTAAACCGGAAGCGTCGCGCGTTTGGCTGAAACAGGGCGACAGTGTGTCTGTCACAATCGACGGCCTCGGTACCCTGACGACAAAGCTGATCTAA
- a CDS encoding class II aldolase/adducin family protein, whose protein sequence is MSPEAYPTDQEAKRAIIEAGQRLYQKGLVCASDGNISTRVSPNHVLATPSGVCKGFLTEDMLIKLDLDGSVLEGTSMPSSEIKMHLNCYKQSPDVLAVVHAHPPSAAAFAAAGLPLDTAILQETVVLLGVVPLVPFALPGSDDLADGVSAFVQDYHALLLEHHGAVAWGKSVNEALERMERIEYTATVTLLSKMLGITRAMTEKQIDALLALRPRWGITGGGRPLGRDDV, encoded by the coding sequence ATGTCACCTGAAGCTTACCCCACCGACCAAGAAGCCAAACGCGCCATCATTGAGGCCGGACAGCGCCTGTATCAAAAAGGCCTCGTCTGCGCAAGCGACGGTAATATAAGCACCCGTGTGTCGCCGAATCACGTCCTGGCAACGCCCTCCGGTGTTTGCAAGGGCTTTTTGACGGAGGATATGCTCATAAAGCTCGACCTGGACGGCAGTGTTCTGGAGGGGACATCCATGCCCTCCAGTGAGATTAAAATGCACCTGAATTGCTACAAACAGTCGCCAGACGTTCTCGCCGTCGTCCACGCGCACCCGCCGTCTGCCGCCGCTTTTGCCGCCGCCGGGCTGCCGCTTGACACGGCGATTTTGCAGGAGACCGTCGTCTTGCTTGGTGTTGTGCCGCTCGTCCCATTTGCCCTGCCGGGATCGGACGATTTGGCGGACGGCGTTTCGGCGTTCGTGCAGGACTATCATGCCCTTCTGCTGGAGCACCATGGCGCCGTCGCGTGGGGGAAAAGCGTCAATGAGGCGCTCGAGCGCATGGAGCGCATCGAGTATACAGCAACCGTTACGCTGTTGTCAAAAATGCTCGGCATCACTCGAGCGATGACGGAAAAACAAATCGACGCGCTTTTGGCGCTGCGGCCGAGGTGGGGGATCACCGGCGGCGGCAGGCCGTTGGGGCGCGACGATGTATGA
- the mtnA gene encoding S-methyl-5-thioribose-1-phosphate isomerase gives MMEPIKKPDNVRFSDDGMSVVILDQSLLPNETKYLTLSDREELFEAIAQLRVRGAPAIGIFAAFAVSVLATRSKAADDASFYQEFTENKAYLESSRPTAVNLRHALDRMDAVVHKNAGLPIPALCNALYHEALAIQNEDIAMCRAIAEHGLSLVKDGDGVLTHCNAGPLATSLYGTGLGAIFLAHERGLRLRVFVDETRPLLQGARLTSYELHRAGIGCTLICDNMASLVMKEGKIGAVFVGCDRVARNGDTANKIGTNGLAVLARYYSIPFFVFCPSSTIDFNCKTGADIVIEQRPSEEIKEKFFEKPMALPEIACYNPAFDVTDASLITAIITENGVCRPPYRENLANMFQNPPAAQ, from the coding sequence ATGATGGAGCCAATAAAAAAGCCGGATAATGTCCGTTTCAGCGATGACGGTATGTCCGTTGTCATTCTCGACCAGAGCCTGCTGCCGAACGAGACAAAATATTTGACGTTGAGCGATAGGGAAGAGCTGTTTGAGGCAATTGCCCAATTGCGCGTGCGCGGGGCCCCGGCAATTGGGATTTTTGCCGCGTTTGCCGTCAGCGTTCTCGCCACGCGCTCAAAAGCGGCTGATGACGCATCGTTTTATCAAGAATTTACTGAGAACAAGGCGTATCTTGAATCGTCGCGGCCGACGGCGGTGAATCTGCGCCATGCGCTTGACCGAATGGATGCCGTCGTACATAAAAACGCTGGGCTGCCTATTCCGGCGCTCTGCAACGCCTTGTATCATGAAGCGCTGGCGATTCAAAATGAGGACATCGCCATGTGCCGGGCCATCGCTGAGCACGGCCTCTCGCTCGTTAAAGACGGCGACGGCGTCTTGACGCATTGTAACGCCGGACCCTTGGCGACGTCGCTTTACGGCACCGGCCTTGGGGCGATTTTTCTCGCGCACGAGCGCGGTCTTCGCCTGCGCGTTTTCGTCGACGAGACGCGCCCGCTTCTGCAGGGAGCGCGGCTGACGTCGTATGAGCTACACCGGGCGGGCATTGGCTGCACGCTCATTTGCGATAACATGGCAAGCCTCGTGATGAAGGAAGGGAAAATCGGTGCCGTCTTTGTCGGCTGTGACAGGGTGGCGCGAAACGGCGACACGGCCAATAAAATCGGGACAAACGGCCTTGCCGTCCTCGCGCGGTATTACAGCATCCCGTTTTTCGTCTTCTGCCCGTCATCAACGATTGATTTTAACTGCAAAACAGGCGCGGATATCGTCATCGAACAGCGCCCTTCTGAGGAGATTAAGGAAAAATTTTTTGAAAAGCCGATGGCGCTGCCGGAAATCGCCTGCTATAATCCCGCCTTTGACGTGACGGATGCTTCTTTGATAACAGCGATCATCACCGAAAACGGCGTCTGCCGCCCACCGTATCGGGAAAACCTCGCAAATATGTTTCAAAACCCACCCGCCGCCCAATAA